A window of the Haloarcula litorea genome harbors these coding sequences:
- a CDS encoding Sjogren's syndrome/scleroderma autoantigen 1 family protein — translation MSDFDKEAEREKLREKFEKEEDKRAATEQMSELLLKGATMTNAHCSDCGDPVFRYDGQEFCPSCQKPVARDQGESGDADDESSDDADDEQIQVADPSDQARVQFGGQDQSADAEAGGPADDDTGQVDANADRSDEQATAPDPSTGADPSRQVPSADPEHTPDEIRGGETNQRPERERQPDRRSETADRASEPRRETEPAPERTPSVSPRTSDDADAALAEAESLLAETVRRFAERAAATDDPRRAREHLAAAREAADALDATRF, via the coding sequence ATGAGCGACTTCGACAAGGAGGCCGAACGCGAGAAACTCCGCGAGAAGTTCGAGAAAGAGGAGGACAAGCGCGCCGCCACCGAGCAGATGAGCGAGCTGCTCCTGAAGGGGGCGACGATGACCAACGCCCACTGCTCGGACTGTGGCGACCCGGTCTTCCGGTACGACGGCCAGGAGTTCTGCCCGTCCTGTCAGAAACCGGTCGCCCGCGATCAGGGGGAGTCGGGCGACGCCGACGACGAGAGCTCGGACGACGCCGACGACGAGCAGATCCAGGTCGCCGACCCAAGCGACCAGGCCCGCGTCCAGTTCGGCGGGCAGGACCAGTCGGCCGACGCCGAGGCGGGCGGCCCGGCCGACGACGACACAGGACAGGTCGACGCGAACGCCGATCGCTCCGACGAGCAGGCGACGGCCCCCGACCCCTCCACCGGGGCCGACCCGTCCCGGCAGGTCCCGTCGGCGGACCCCGAACACACTCCAGACGAAATTAGGGGTGGAGAGACGAACCAACGACCCGAGCGCGAGCGACAGCCCGATCGACGGTCCGAAACCGCCGATCGAGCGTCCGAACCGCGTCGTGAGACCGAACCCGCTCCCGAACGCACCCCCTCTGTTTCACCTCGAACGTCCGACGACGCCGACGCGGCGCTGGCGGAGGCGGAGTCGCTGCTCGCCGAGACGGTCCGCCGGTTCGCCGAGCGGGCGGCGGCCACGGACGACCCCCGTCGGGCGCGCGAACACCTCGCCGCGGCACGCGAGGCGGCGGACGCGCTGGACGCGACCCGGTTCTAG